The following proteins are encoded in a genomic region of Bacillus sp. FJAT-22090:
- the essC gene encoding type VII secretion protein EssC, with protein sequence MLQLWVFYGDDYQRLNWEGNDLSSLTIGPGIEHDLTILSYPFTHGPITVKKEDNKYYVHDGNKKIGDISIAKGITIEQRERVLRLYISYSPISSKTYFIDYENEISFNCQQENATFQRQEVQFPEVEFGHFSLNKIEAGWIIKKEFNCPLYVNGKRSESNHVLQIGDVIQWAFMEMKLVEKDMLEVVSSVKYETILPEIDVPKSEILNIYPEYRRTPRMIYDLPKEKVSLSFPTQESDDNGRSLWLIIALPLVMLIVMGVVAIFIPRGTYIIISVTLFVLVLITSTVQYFKDRKKRKLNAEKRRRVYTAYLNNMRQELYELSEKQKFVLEYHFPSFEEMKQMTKQLSGRIWERTLDSHDFLEFRLGTGQAPASYEITLSSGDLANREVDDLLEQAQRMEKVYKELPNAPITTHLSEGILGLIGKESVIKRELQQIIGQLAFSHSYHDVRFVCVFNNKEYKDIEWIKWLPHFTLPHMHAKGLIHNEETRDQLLSSLYEIIRERDADEMKGKIKFAPHLIFIITDYSLLAEHVILEYLERKNNKDLGISVIFAETAQERMTENVHTLVRYVNEREGDILIDAGKALEKPFHLDQYEQETNERFARTLKTLNHQIGMKNSIPNSVSFLEMFGVKDVEDVPISRNWKTNESAKSLAVPIGFKGKKELVHLNLHEKAHGPHGLLAGTTGSGKSEFLQTYILSLAVHFHPHEVAFLLIDYKGGGMAQPFKNIPHLLGTITNIEGSKNFSMRALASINSELKRRQRLFDQFSVAHIDDYTTLYKEGKANEPLPHLFLISDEFAELKSEEPEFIRELVSTARIGRSLGVHLILATQKPGGIIDEQIWSNARFRVALKVQDASDSKEILKNGDAATITVTGRGYLQVGNNEVYELFQSAWSGSPYMEETLEGEDDVAIVTDLGLYPLSGIETNVSRKKSSLTEMEAVTTKIAKIQEELSIQKLASPWLPPLALRIESPKEELTTKLAFPIGIMDEPEKQSQTPIAYDWKKDGNVGIFGSSGYGKSYTLLTMLLGISSRLTPSEAHFYMLDYGNGSLLPLRQLPHTADYFTIDEELKREKLIKLMKKEISERKIAFQQAEVSNIHMYNNLTAKPLPLIYIVVDNYDIVREEMEELEAQLIQFARDGQSLGIYLLITATRVQSVRQSLMNNLKTKIIHYLFDTSEAYGIVGRVPFDLEPFPGRAIVKKEDVKFAQIFLPASGVDDFDVLEAIKSKVQSLIAKYSEYELPKPIPMLPFELTSISFPVYIDRKKENGIVSIGLNEETVRPVTINFQKNRHCLLVGQVQRGKTNALKWIIQNLEEQETGFIAVFDSFDRGLSMFSEESKVNYLETKEALVNWVTHIEQYYVNVEKEYLESLQQGNGTPKIVLSYFIIDGYTRFLQLADPGIQDRLSKLMKKYSHLGFNVIVSGNNAEITKGYDAFTNELKLVRQALLFMKKSEQTLYTLAYERKEAELPLGFAHYILNGNATKVLTPLCKIERKIVQ encoded by the coding sequence GTGTTGCAGTTATGGGTTTTTTATGGGGATGATTATCAACGGTTAAATTGGGAGGGAAATGATTTATCATCCCTCACAATTGGACCTGGTATTGAGCACGATCTCACGATATTGTCCTACCCTTTTACTCATGGGCCAATAACAGTTAAGAAAGAAGACAATAAGTATTACGTCCATGATGGCAATAAAAAAATAGGAGATATAAGTATAGCGAAAGGCATCACCATTGAACAACGAGAGCGTGTTCTTCGTTTATATATATCCTACTCACCTATTTCATCAAAGACATACTTTATCGACTATGAAAATGAAATATCGTTTAATTGCCAACAAGAAAATGCAACTTTCCAAAGACAAGAAGTCCAGTTTCCAGAAGTGGAGTTTGGACATTTTTCGCTAAATAAAATTGAAGCTGGTTGGATTATTAAGAAAGAATTTAATTGTCCTTTATATGTAAACGGAAAACGTTCCGAATCTAATCATGTTCTCCAAATAGGTGACGTCATACAGTGGGCGTTTATGGAAATGAAACTTGTTGAAAAGGATATGTTGGAAGTCGTTTCTTCGGTAAAATATGAAACTATTCTTCCCGAGATAGACGTACCTAAATCCGAAATACTAAATATATACCCTGAGTATAGACGGACACCTCGGATGATATATGATTTACCAAAAGAAAAGGTTTCCTTATCGTTTCCTACTCAGGAAAGCGATGATAATGGTCGAAGTCTTTGGCTAATTATCGCTCTGCCACTCGTTATGTTAATCGTAATGGGTGTTGTTGCAATTTTTATTCCAAGAGGGACTTATATTATTATTTCCGTTACTTTGTTTGTATTGGTTTTAATCACATCGACGGTTCAATACTTTAAAGATCGAAAAAAACGAAAGTTGAATGCGGAGAAAAGGCGACGAGTATATACTGCTTACTTGAATAATATGCGTCAAGAGCTTTATGAGCTTTCTGAAAAACAAAAATTTGTATTAGAGTATCATTTCCCGTCTTTTGAAGAAATGAAACAAATGACGAAGCAGTTGTCTGGTCGAATCTGGGAAAGAACATTAGACAGTCATGACTTTTTGGAATTTAGACTTGGTACTGGTCAAGCTCCTGCAAGCTATGAGATTACTCTGTCATCTGGTGATCTTGCGAATAGAGAAGTAGATGACCTTCTCGAACAGGCGCAACGAATGGAAAAAGTGTATAAAGAACTCCCAAATGCACCCATTACAACACACTTATCAGAGGGGATATTAGGTCTGATTGGGAAAGAATCGGTTATTAAACGAGAGCTGCAGCAAATTATTGGGCAACTCGCATTTTCTCATAGTTACCACGATGTAAGATTCGTTTGCGTTTTCAATAATAAAGAATACAAAGATATCGAGTGGATAAAGTGGTTGCCACATTTTACGTTACCTCATATGCATGCAAAGGGTTTGATTCATAATGAGGAGACACGCGATCAGTTGCTGTCGTCGCTTTATGAAATAATACGAGAACGTGATGCCGATGAAATGAAAGGGAAAATAAAATTTGCTCCACATCTCATTTTCATCATTACGGATTATTCCTTACTAGCAGAGCATGTCATACTCGAATATTTAGAACGCAAAAATAATAAGGATCTTGGTATATCCGTCATTTTTGCCGAAACTGCACAAGAGAGAATGACCGAAAATGTTCATACACTAGTCCGCTATGTGAATGAACGAGAAGGAGATATTTTAATCGACGCTGGAAAGGCACTAGAAAAACCTTTTCACTTGGATCAATACGAACAGGAGACGAATGAACGTTTTGCTCGTACCCTAAAAACGCTTAATCATCAAATAGGCATGAAAAACTCTATACCAAACTCCGTCAGCTTTTTGGAAATGTTCGGAGTGAAAGATGTAGAAGATGTACCGATAAGCAGAAATTGGAAGACCAATGAATCAGCTAAATCTCTTGCTGTCCCAATTGGTTTTAAAGGAAAAAAAGAACTTGTCCATTTAAATCTTCATGAAAAAGCACATGGACCTCATGGTTTATTAGCTGGTACAACAGGATCGGGTAAAAGTGAATTTCTTCAAACATATATTCTATCGCTGGCCGTTCATTTTCATCCGCATGAAGTGGCGTTTTTACTGATTGACTATAAAGGTGGGGGGATGGCACAGCCATTTAAAAATATTCCTCATCTTTTAGGTACGATCACAAATATTGAGGGTAGTAAAAACTTTAGTATGCGTGCACTTGCTTCTATTAATAGTGAGCTGAAGCGTAGACAGCGTCTGTTTGATCAGTTCAGTGTCGCACATATTGATGATTACACGACACTTTATAAAGAAGGAAAGGCGAATGAGCCCTTGCCACATCTGTTTTTAATTTCAGATGAATTTGCCGAGTTGAAAAGCGAGGAACCTGAATTTATTCGTGAGCTGGTAAGTACAGCACGTATTGGCCGAAGTCTAGGAGTCCATCTGATTTTGGCAACTCAAAAGCCGGGTGGAATCATTGATGAACAGATCTGGAGTAATGCACGTTTCCGTGTTGCATTGAAAGTACAGGATGCATCCGATAGTAAAGAAATATTAAAAAACGGGGATGCTGCAACAATCACTGTTACAGGTCGTGGATATTTACAGGTAGGGAATAACGAAGTATATGAATTGTTCCAATCTGCCTGGAGCGGGTCACCTTATATGGAAGAAACGCTTGAAGGAGAAGACGATGTAGCTATAGTAACCGATCTTGGTCTATATCCGCTTTCTGGTATTGAAACGAATGTGAGCAGGAAAAAGAGCAGTCTAACAGAAATGGAAGCTGTCACTACAAAAATAGCAAAAATTCAAGAGGAATTGTCCATTCAGAAGCTAGCTAGTCCTTGGTTGCCTCCACTCGCATTAAGAATAGAAAGTCCAAAAGAAGAATTAACTACAAAGCTGGCTTTTCCAATTGGAATAATGGATGAGCCGGAGAAACAGAGTCAAACACCAATTGCTTATGACTGGAAAAAGGATGGAAACGTAGGTATTTTTGGTTCTTCTGGATATGGAAAGTCGTACACTTTATTAACGATGCTATTAGGGATTAGTAGTAGGTTAACTCCGAGTGAAGCGCATTTTTATATGTTAGATTATGGGAACGGTTCGTTGCTACCGCTTCGACAGCTTCCCCACACAGCGGATTATTTCACGATTGACGAAGAGTTAAAACGTGAAAAGTTAATAAAATTAATGAAAAAAGAAATCTCCGAAAGGAAAATAGCGTTCCAACAAGCAGAAGTTAGTAATATTCATATGTACAATAATCTGACTGCAAAGCCATTACCGCTAATTTATATCGTTGTGGATAATTATGATATTGTCCGCGAAGAGATGGAAGAATTGGAAGCACAGTTAATCCAATTCGCACGAGACGGGCAATCTCTGGGAATTTATTTATTGATTACGGCAACAAGAGTGCAATCTGTAAGACAGTCACTAATGAATAACTTAAAAACAAAAATTATTCATTATTTATTTGATACGAGTGAAGCTTATGGAATTGTAGGTCGAGTTCCATTTGATTTGGAACCATTCCCTGGAAGAGCTATTGTTAAAAAAGAGGATGTCAAATTTGCACAAATTTTCTTGCCTGCAAGTGGTGTGGATGATTTTGACGTATTGGAAGCAATTAAATCCAAAGTTCAATCTTTAATAGCTAAATATAGCGAGTATGAACTTCCTAAACCAATACCGATGCTACCTTTCGAATTAACATCCATCAGCTTTCCTGTTTATATCGATCGTAAAAAAGAAAATGGAATTGTTTCAATTGGATTAAATGAAGAAACGGTTCGTCCAGTGACAATTAATTTCCAAAAAAATCGTCATTGCCTTCTTGTCGGGCAAGTTCAAAGAGGAAAAACGAATGCGTTGAAATGGATTATTCAAAATTTAGAAGAGCAGGAAACAGGCTTTATTGCAGTATTTGATAGTTTCGATCGTGGATTGTCCATGTTTTCAGAGGAATCAAAAGTAAATTATTTAGAAACGAAAGAGGCTCTTGTTAACTGGGTCACACATATCGAACAATATTACGTGAATGTAGAAAAAGAGTATTTAGAAAGTTTACAACAAGGAAACGGAACACCAAAGATAGTGCTTTCTTATTTCATTATCGATGGCTACACAAGATTTTTACAGCTTGCAGATCCTGGTATACAAGATCGACTCTCCAAGCTGATGAAAAAGTATTCACATTTAGGATTTAATGTCATTGTTTCTGGTAATAACGCTGAAATCACGAAAGGATATGATGCATTTACAAATGAATTGAAGCTAGTCCGACAAGCACTTCTATTTATGAAGAAATCAGAGCAGACATTATATACATTGGCATACGAACGAAAAGAAGCGGAACTTCCGCTAGGATTTGCACATTATATTTTAAACGGGAATGCTACAAAAGTTCTAACCCCGTTATGCAAGATTGAGAGGAAGATCGTTCAATGA
- the essB gene encoding type VII secretion protein EssB, with amino-acid sequence MATNIHTYLKNRIGAEINQEDNKTTFVFQKERVGFKRTSEIIFLKEVNPKITKDIVITDDELIIQAEIPNTFKRFSEIHKEDEKSRWMFAYQLVEKVHSHPYPRLNLIVCPENTVYSRGMEPLFIYYGVQGSLPPFEKNEERFWLETKAVAAAAIDGSFTFEEYLKYSEILELKEIGSSIMSMQDSQSLLNYISEQLDQLEIREKENVRLPRKKWKITKGLSIGFGVLLLPAIVFTIIYFIHEKPKNEAYTLGHEYFLGQNYSQVVTELSPYSVKSMPYVVLYELAYSTVTNERLDEEQKKNVLSNITLQTDVDYLKYWIYIGRGEAENAVDIARAMEDGELITYGLLKRREEIKADQDLSGEEIQTLVEEIDREVEEYEKLMEEEEESDN; translated from the coding sequence ATGGCGACTAACATACATACATATTTGAAAAATCGGATAGGAGCAGAAATTAATCAAGAAGATAATAAAACCACTTTTGTATTCCAGAAGGAACGAGTTGGTTTTAAAAGGACTTCTGAGATTATATTTCTGAAAGAAGTTAATCCAAAAATTACGAAAGACATAGTCATTACAGATGACGAATTGATCATTCAAGCAGAAATTCCTAATACCTTTAAACGATTTAGTGAAATCCATAAGGAAGATGAAAAATCTCGATGGATGTTCGCCTATCAGCTTGTTGAGAAGGTTCATTCCCACCCATATCCACGCCTCAATCTCATTGTCTGCCCAGAAAATACTGTATATAGCAGAGGAATGGAGCCTCTCTTCATTTATTATGGAGTGCAAGGCAGCCTTCCCCCATTTGAAAAAAATGAAGAACGCTTTTGGTTAGAGACGAAAGCAGTTGCAGCAGCTGCTATTGATGGATCCTTCACATTTGAAGAGTACTTAAAGTATTCGGAGATTCTAGAGTTAAAAGAAATCGGTTCATCCATCATGTCGATGCAAGACAGCCAATCATTACTGAACTATATTAGTGAACAGCTTGACCAGCTAGAAATTAGAGAAAAAGAAAATGTTAGGTTGCCACGCAAAAAGTGGAAAATTACAAAGGGCTTATCTATCGGATTTGGGGTTTTACTACTCCCTGCAATCGTTTTTACTATTATTTATTTCATTCATGAAAAACCCAAAAACGAAGCATATACCCTTGGCCATGAATATTTTCTAGGTCAAAATTACAGTCAAGTTGTTACCGAACTGAGTCCATATAGTGTCAAGTCCATGCCGTATGTCGTTCTTTATGAACTTGCCTATTCTACCGTTACAAATGAGCGATTAGACGAGGAACAGAAAAAGAATGTGCTTTCTAACATAACTCTTCAAACTGATGTAGATTATTTGAAGTATTGGATTTACATAGGTCGAGGAGAAGCGGAGAATGCAGTTGATATAGCACGTGCCATGGAAGATGGAGAGCTAATTACTTATGGATTATTGAAGAGAAGAGAGGAAATAAAAGCAGATCAAGATCTTTCAGGAGAAGAAATTCAAACACTTGTAGAGGAAATAGATAGAGAAGTAGAAGAATATGAAAAACTGATGGAAGAAGAAGAGGAATCCGATAACTAA
- a CDS encoding EsaB/YukD family protein, giving the protein MYIEITVDLSNYESNVIDLRLSNYYTMKKMIDIAWQANSISSTPREGHWVRVVNKDKIYPGHLTMEACGITTGDRIEII; this is encoded by the coding sequence ATGTATATAGAGATTACGGTAGATCTTTCGAATTATGAGAGTAATGTAATCGATTTAAGGCTTTCTAATTATTATACGATGAAAAAAATGATTGATATTGCATGGCAAGCAAATTCAATTTCCAGTACTCCGCGTGAAGGGCATTGGGTTCGAGTAGTTAATAAGGATAAAATCTACCCAGGGCATCTGACGATGGAAGCGTGTGGGATTACGACCGGTGATCGTATTGAAATCATTTGA
- a CDS encoding WXG100 family type VII secretion target yields MSGIIRVTPAELDAMAGRYNHESSEVASQIGRLDGMIGELQSIWEGASSAAFAEQYERLKPHFNEMRELLSEVGVQLSRAGQALQDADQQIAGQIRG; encoded by the coding sequence ATGTCAGGAATTATTCGCGTAACACCCGCTGAGCTTGATGCTATGGCTGGACGTTACAACCATGAATCAAGTGAAGTAGCTTCTCAAATTGGTCGTCTAGATGGAATGATCGGGGAGCTTCAATCTATTTGGGAAGGTGCTTCAAGTGCAGCGTTTGCTGAGCAATATGAAAGATTAAAACCACACTTTAATGAAATGCGTGAGCTTTTAAGTGAAGTTGGAGTTCAATTAAGCCGTGCTGGTCAAGCGCTTCAAGACGCAGACCAACAAATTGCAGGACAAATTCGCGGATAA
- a CDS encoding class I adenylate-forming enzyme family protein, giving the protein MFVSEKLALHALNQPEKVITKFEGRETTYAKFFEQAKRLAGYFQEKGYKKEDIIAVYLNNSDYFLTCYYACQLGGFTVLPVNTKLTAPEVDYIFKHSKASVLIYDVSFNSALEEIKDTFEQFEDYLRVGEDDSLQAVLMDETIPFNDTPIHPEDTTVIFYTSGTTGKPKGVMLTAANVKAAAEIWGEAVGYKDSDRVQIVTPLFHCAASHVFCIPVIYAGGTIVIEEAFSPEKALNTMEKEEITIFFGVPAMYMILLNTPKMSEIELPHLRLFTYGAAPMPYELVRKVKSFYPNVKVQNLYGQTENSPAATTLKDHFALDKVGSVGEALPQTEVQVVNEFGEQLPVGQVGEIVVKGPQVMKGYLKNEEETRQAIQNGWLYSGDLGRFDEDGLLYIVDRKKDMIIRGGENVYPVEVEEVLYQIPEVLEAAVVGVPHKIYGEVPKAFVVIKPGQTLTEEDVLSFSSKQLAKFKLPAEVVIIESLPRNASGKVLKNALRSEG; this is encoded by the coding sequence ATGTTTGTTTCTGAAAAGTTGGCACTACATGCTTTAAATCAGCCTGAAAAAGTAATTACGAAGTTTGAAGGAAGAGAAACGACATATGCAAAGTTTTTTGAACAGGCTAAGCGTTTAGCAGGGTATTTTCAAGAAAAGGGATATAAAAAAGAGGACATTATAGCTGTTTATTTGAATAACTCCGATTACTTTTTAACTTGTTACTATGCATGTCAGCTTGGGGGATTTACGGTATTGCCAGTGAATACGAAGCTAACCGCTCCAGAGGTGGATTATATTTTTAAACATTCCAAAGCAAGTGTGCTTATATATGATGTTTCTTTCAATTCTGCCCTAGAGGAAATTAAAGATACGTTTGAACAATTTGAAGATTATTTAAGAGTTGGAGAAGATGATAGTTTACAAGCTGTTTTAATGGACGAAACCATTCCATTTAATGATACGCCTATTCATCCAGAGGATACGACAGTTATTTTTTATACGTCAGGAACAACCGGTAAACCAAAAGGGGTTATGTTGACAGCTGCTAATGTAAAAGCGGCAGCAGAGATTTGGGGCGAAGCGGTAGGGTATAAGGACAGTGACCGTGTACAAATTGTTACTCCTTTATTTCATTGTGCGGCTAGTCATGTTTTCTGTATTCCTGTCATTTATGCAGGGGGGACTATTGTCATTGAAGAAGCTTTCTCACCTGAGAAAGCACTCAATACAATGGAGAAAGAAGAAATAACTATTTTCTTTGGGGTACCGGCGATGTATATGATTTTATTGAATACACCTAAAATGTCTGAAATAGAGCTTCCTCATTTACGTCTCTTTACATATGGAGCTGCCCCAATGCCGTATGAGCTCGTTCGAAAAGTGAAATCGTTCTATCCTAATGTCAAGGTGCAAAACCTTTATGGGCAAACAGAAAACTCTCCCGCTGCTACCACCTTGAAAGACCATTTTGCTTTAGATAAGGTTGGCTCAGTTGGAGAGGCATTACCTCAGACAGAGGTGCAAGTAGTGAATGAATTTGGCGAACAGCTCCCTGTCGGCCAAGTTGGGGAAATTGTAGTAAAGGGTCCACAAGTAATGAAGGGATATTTAAAAAATGAAGAGGAAACCAGACAAGCGATACAAAATGGATGGTTATATAGTGGAGACTTAGGTAGATTTGATGAGGATGGGTTACTTTATATAGTAGATCGTAAAAAAGACATGATCATTCGAGGAGGGGAAAATGTATATCCTGTAGAAGTAGAAGAAGTGTTATATCAAATTCCCGAAGTTCTTGAAGCAGCAGTAGTGGGGGTGCCCCATAAGATTTATGGTGAGGTACCAAAAGCTTTCGTTGTAATAAAACCAGGTCAAACATTAACAGAAGAAGATGTTTTATCTTTTAGTTCAAAACAACTGGCAAAATTTAAATTACCTGCAGAAGTAGTTATAATCGAAAGTCTCCCTAGAAACGCAAGCGGAAAAGTCCTAAAAAATGCATTGAGAAGTGAAGGATAG
- a CDS encoding choice-of-anchor I family protein — protein sequence MLNFKTKLITGVTAASILLAGSQSYNVLAKDQSPYFEYRADNLKISQIGQYDSESGIGGTEILAYDESSKKAFVTNGAKSGIDILSFKSLKSEKYTELKLEKRILLKDFGIKNVDDITSIAAHPTKDLVAISAVANPKTDPGYMVFITKAGKYLNKVQVGSLPDMVTFTPDGSKAIVANEGEPSTDYKVDPEGTVSIIDVTMTADKFKANTLSFHGVQLDDKVRVSSKGTTMQQLEPEYVTVSEDSKLAYISMQENNAIATVDLVEGKILHVKGLGVKDHSVIGNELDGKRDGKTVIERLPLLGLYMPDAIDTFTSGGKTYILTPNEGDARDYEAYSEEAEIGDIADKIKLRAENYAGFTQEELDKMVEDGLLNDMKKTKVTMENGLAADGTYEALYSYGGRSFSIFDAESMELVYDSGNEFEKITAKAMPEVFNSDNEEIAYDKRSSAKGPEPETVVSGEVNGTKYAFIALERVSGIMVYDLSNPIEPEFVRLISSRDYSEDIKGDVSPEGLRFISAEKSPTGNALLAATHEVSGTVAIYELKADILNKKLLLKEKQDKKNEK from the coding sequence ATGTTGAACTTTAAAACAAAGTTAATCACTGGAGTTACGGCAGCAAGTATTTTATTGGCAGGAAGTCAGTCTTATAATGTATTAGCGAAAGATCAAAGTCCTTATTTTGAGTATCGAGCAGATAATTTAAAGATTTCCCAGATTGGTCAATATGATAGCGAATCTGGAATTGGTGGTACGGAAATCTTAGCTTATGATGAATCCTCGAAAAAGGCTTTCGTAACGAATGGTGCAAAATCAGGCATTGATATTCTTTCTTTTAAATCACTCAAGTCAGAAAAGTATACAGAGTTAAAATTAGAAAAGCGTATTCTTTTAAAAGATTTTGGAATTAAGAATGTAGATGATATTACAAGCATTGCAGCACATCCTACGAAAGATTTAGTTGCGATTTCGGCTGTGGCTAATCCGAAAACCGATCCAGGGTACATGGTTTTTATTACCAAAGCTGGTAAATATTTAAATAAAGTGCAAGTTGGTTCTTTACCTGACATGGTGACTTTCACACCTGATGGATCGAAAGCGATTGTTGCGAATGAAGGAGAGCCAAGTACAGATTATAAAGTGGATCCAGAAGGAACGGTTTCCATAATAGATGTGACGATGACAGCAGATAAATTTAAGGCAAATACGTTATCTTTCCATGGTGTACAACTAGATGACAAGGTGCGAGTAAGTTCAAAAGGAACGACTATGCAACAGTTAGAGCCGGAATATGTGACGGTATCTGAAGATAGTAAACTTGCTTATATTTCGATGCAAGAGAATAATGCAATTGCAACTGTAGATTTAGTAGAAGGAAAAATTCTTCACGTGAAAGGACTTGGGGTGAAGGATCATTCTGTTATTGGAAATGAACTTGATGGTAAGCGTGATGGAAAAACAGTCATTGAGCGATTACCGCTACTTGGTTTATATATGCCTGATGCGATTGATACTTTTACTTCAGGAGGAAAAACATATATTTTAACTCCGAATGAAGGAGATGCAAGAGACTATGAGGCATACTCCGAGGAAGCTGAAATTGGTGACATCGCAGATAAGATAAAATTAAGAGCTGAAAATTATGCCGGATTTACGCAAGAAGAGTTAGATAAAATGGTAGAAGATGGGCTTTTAAATGACATGAAAAAAACAAAAGTCACGATGGAAAATGGATTAGCAGCGGATGGAACATACGAAGCTTTATATTCATATGGTGGTCGGAGTTTCTCTATTTTCGACGCTGAATCGATGGAACTTGTATATGATAGTGGAAATGAATTTGAAAAAATAACAGCAAAAGCTATGCCGGAAGTATTTAATTCAGATAATGAAGAAATCGCATATGATAAACGAAGCTCTGCAAAAGGACCAGAACCAGAAACTGTAGTAAGTGGTGAAGTGAATGGGACGAAATATGCCTTTATTGCTTTGGAGCGTGTGAGTGGTATCATGGTGTATGACTTATCCAATCCGATTGAACCAGAATTTGTTCGTCTGATTTCAAGCAGAGATTACAGTGAGGATATTAAAGGGGATGTTTCACCTGAGGGACTTCGTTTTATATCCGCAGAAAAAAGTCCAACAGGAAACGCACTTCTTGCTGCTACCCATGAAGTATCGGGCACCGTAGCTATATATGAATTAAAAGCAGATATACTAAATAAAAAACTTCTATTAAAAGAGAAGCAAGATAAAAAGAACGAAAAGTAA
- a CDS encoding TetR/AcrR family transcriptional regulator: MARGRKVDSDGAVTKRLLLDIAIEQFAEYGYHDTKISEIVKKAKFTQPTFYLYFKSKEAIFQEITESFQKQLRILTSESLLEENIEDSSLKKEIQSGLIKMFTFFSENPLLTQIGFFEAESARELKMNMVKHVTENLEAEKKLGYFSQDYPMNIVAESLVGSIERLTLHEILTGRSTPDDLAKVLVDIYFSGIKKIANKNALLS; this comes from the coding sequence ATGGCAAGAGGTCGAAAAGTAGATTCTGATGGGGCAGTGACTAAACGCCTACTCCTTGATATAGCAATTGAACAGTTTGCTGAGTATGGTTACCATGATACGAAAATAAGTGAAATTGTAAAAAAAGCAAAATTCACACAGCCTACTTTTTATTTGTATTTTAAAAGTAAAGAAGCTATTTTTCAGGAAATTACAGAATCCTTTCAAAAACAGCTTAGAATTTTAACATCCGAAAGCCTCTTAGAAGAAAACATAGAAGATAGTTCATTAAAAAAAGAAATACAGTCCGGATTAATCAAAATGTTTACCTTTTTCTCAGAAAATCCTTTGTTGACCCAAATTGGTTTTTTTGAAGCTGAGTCAGCCAGGGAGTTGAAAATGAATATGGTTAAACATGTGACGGAAAATTTGGAAGCAGAAAAAAAACTGGGATATTTTTCTCAAGATTATCCGATGAACATAGTAGCAGAGAGCCTTGTAGGATCTATTGAAAGGTTAACTCTCCATGAGATATTAACTGGTCGTAGTACCCCAGATGATCTTGCAAAGGTTCTAGTAGATATATATTTTTCTGGCATTAAAAAAATAGCTAATAAGAACGCACTATTGTCATAG